The Candidatus Desulfarcum epimagneticum DNA segment ATTAAAACAGGCATTTCAAAATGAAATCATCGCGGACGGGCATCATTGGATAGAAGCGCTGGAAAACAGAAATGAAACCACGCATACCTATGATGATGACATGGCCGAAAAAATAGACGGAAAAATCAGGGAAATATACGCGCCGATGATACGAGATATGTATGTCTATTTAAAAAAAGAATACCACCATGAATAGCGGCTCAATGTCATTAACTTAAGCAATGGGTTTGTAGTTTTGGTAAAAGGCCCTGGGCCTGATTTTATGTTTTCGCGGAAAACTTCTTCCGGGGCGAATGGGTTCGATTGTCTCAACGAAAATATGGTGAATGCCGGATATTAGTTTTTCGACCGCCTTGGCCGGCTGATTGAACAATAAAACCATGGCGATTTTCATCTTGGAAAGGGCTTGGGTAAAGTTGATCTGATAAGGATGTTTTCGGCCCCTGGTTTTATTCCTGATCTGTTTTTTGACCGGATGCGCCGTCATAGCAGTGAGATTTTTGGATAAAACCTTTGAATGGAAGTCCTGATAAACAGACAAAACGGACTTTCCGGAGAAATTTTGAACCTCGATCCGGCATTTTAAAGCTTTGTAATCTTCTTCGACGGGCCATCGCAAATGGTACAGATCTTTGAATATATGAACGGGAAAGGCTTGACCGTCGGTTAAGGATGTGATCAGAATTTCCGTTTCGCCGTTTTTCAGTTCCACCCGGATCAACCTTAATTTCAAAGGCTTGATGTCCAGGCCCATCTCTTTGCACTGGGAGATTGAGGAGGACGGGGCCTTTAAGCGGATAATCTTTTCCTTTTTGCCGGATTTGGAGAACTTTTGGATTATTTTCCATTTTTTTGATATTCGGGCGCAGAAATTGGCGTTGAGCGATAATATCAAATTGAAAAGCCAGTAGGCTGGATAGCCGCGATCCAGAAGAATCAGGTCCTGGGGCAGGAGATTCAGAAAATGATCCGCCGCCAGCTCCCTTTCACCGTTCTCAAGCGGGCTGATAGCGGCGTGGATTGTGGTTTTATTGATGACATCGAACATCTGGGAAATTCTGGCCATGGGGCGGGGTTTGCCTTTTGTGGGTTTCAGGACCCCGAAATGATCGGTGATCTCTTTTTCATGGGGAAGGGCCAAGGTAGAGCCGTCAATGGCCAGCAGGTTAAATCCGCGCCATGTTTCAGGCGACATGTTTTCATAAAAGAAGCGGTTGGAGAGCCGATTGAGTTCTATAAAAGCCTCGTGTT contains these protein-coding regions:
- a CDS encoding transposase produces the protein MNIFIDFSGSYDISVLKFSNHSFAKRRKKCQEKLKSHVATARILLCKICANLFKNLNKIIHSHDFLQKHRFSEKDFQRNRLLTFPTLIHYFLSLPKGSYQDELDRFYKTMLHLDGFERMVSKAALCKARKKLKHEAFIELNRLSNRFFYENMSPETWRGFNLLAIDGSTLALPHEKEITDHFGVLKPTKGKPRPMARISQMFDVINKTTIHAAISPLENGERELAADHFLNLLPQDLILLDRGYPAYWLFNLILSLNANFCARISKKWKIIQKFSKSGKKEKIIRLKAPSSSISQCKEMGLDIKPLKLRLIRVELKNGETEILITSLTDGQAFPVHIFKDLYHLRWPVEEDYKALKCRIEVQNFSGKSVLSVYQDFHSKVLSKNLTAMTAHPVKKQIRNKTRGRKHPYQINFTQALSKMKIAMVLLFNQPAKAVEKLISGIHHIFVETIEPIRPGRSFPRKHKIRPRAFYQNYKPIA